In Deinococcus misasensis DSM 22328, the sequence CCAACCTCACCAACGACCGCCTCGCCCTCTACCAGCAACAACTCGCCGCCAAGAGCGACACCATCGACGTCTACCAGATTGACGTGGTCTGGCCCGGCATCCTCTACCAGCACTTCGTCGACCTGAAAGGCAAAGTGCCCGCCGGTGAAGTCGACGACCACTTCCCCGCCATCATCGAAGCCAACACCGTCGGCAACAAACTGGTGGCCCTCCCCTGGTTCACCGACGCAGGCCTGCTGTACTACCGCACCGACCTGCTGCAAAAATACGGCTACAAGAGCGCCCCCAAAACCTGG encodes:
- a CDS encoding extracellular solute-binding protein; its protein translation is MKKWMPLIGIASLALAMGQAGAQGVTLTIACGAVGQELEMCKSGVAAWAKKTGNTVKVFESPNLTNDRLALYQQQLAAKSDTIDVYQIDVVWPGILYQHFVDLKGKVPAGEVDDHFPAIIEANTVGNKLVALPWFTDAGLLYYRTDLLQKYGYKSAPKTW